A single window of Pontiella agarivorans DNA harbors:
- the dnaB gene encoding replicative DNA helicase, with the protein MIPGDPSGLRIPPHSDEAERGVLGSILLDPAGSIDKCLAKRLGPDCFYDRRHQALFEQLQDMSQANVPMDALTIGEWLKKNNALDKVGGYDYLVQLQDSTLVPAHVEFYCDIVMEKKLYRSLIEKSSEAIDKAYQGEENASELISAAQEDLFSLSIHGAEKIPDWKESVRGAFEEIENADPNQLVTGVTTGFIGLNERLGGLQKTDMIVLAARPAMGKTSLALNIAENAALGLHGDPVGVAVFSLEMSREQLVKRMLFCNARLPMHRAKGRGLTPDEHAKLTSAVDRLSKAQIYIDDTPGLEAVEMRSRARRLKERHGIGLVVIDYLQLMNFSKFASDGRQRETMAISGAVKAMAKELDVPVIVLSQLSRAAESTGDNIPKLSHLRDSGAIEQDADMVWLLYRPSYYAKGDDRNSDNLAVLDVAKYRHGATGEVKLSFIREYTRFEDRAEFDDQFEPGNE; encoded by the coding sequence ATGATCCCAGGGGATCCATCCGGACTGAGAATCCCCCCGCACAGCGATGAGGCCGAGCGGGGGGTTTTGGGTTCTATATTGCTCGATCCCGCCGGCTCCATAGATAAGTGTCTGGCAAAGCGCCTTGGTCCCGATTGTTTTTATGATCGCCGCCATCAGGCGCTTTTTGAGCAGTTACAGGACATGAGTCAGGCAAACGTTCCGATGGATGCCTTAACCATCGGCGAATGGCTGAAGAAAAACAATGCCCTCGATAAAGTCGGAGGCTACGATTATCTCGTTCAGTTGCAGGACAGCACGCTCGTTCCTGCTCACGTGGAGTTTTACTGTGACATTGTCATGGAAAAAAAACTCTACCGCAGTCTGATCGAAAAATCCTCCGAGGCGATCGATAAAGCCTATCAGGGAGAGGAAAATGCGTCTGAGCTGATCAGTGCAGCTCAGGAGGATCTGTTTTCTCTTTCCATTCATGGTGCTGAAAAGATTCCGGACTGGAAAGAGTCGGTCCGTGGGGCTTTTGAGGAAATTGAAAATGCGGATCCGAACCAGTTGGTTACCGGCGTCACAACCGGGTTTATAGGACTGAACGAGCGGCTGGGTGGATTGCAGAAAACCGACATGATCGTGTTGGCGGCCCGGCCCGCAATGGGAAAAACCTCTCTGGCGCTGAATATTGCTGAAAATGCAGCGCTGGGTTTGCACGGCGATCCGGTTGGGGTGGCCGTATTCAGTCTGGAAATGAGCCGAGAGCAGCTGGTGAAACGTATGCTGTTCTGTAACGCCCGGCTTCCGATGCATCGTGCAAAAGGGCGTGGCCTGACACCCGATGAGCATGCCAAACTGACCTCCGCAGTGGACCGGCTGTCCAAAGCACAGATTTATATTGATGACACCCCGGGCCTTGAAGCCGTGGAAATGCGATCCCGTGCCCGGCGGTTGAAAGAGCGTCACGGCATCGGACTCGTCGTGATTGACTATCTTCAGCTGATGAATTTCTCGAAATTTGCGAGCGACGGTCGTCAGCGTGAAACCATGGCGATTTCCGGGGCTGTGAAGGCGATGGCGAAGGAACTGGATGTTCCGGTGATTGTGCTTTCCCAGCTGAGCCGTGCCGCGGAAAGTACCGGGGATAATATCCCTAAACTTTCACACTTGCGTGACTCGGGTGCAATTGAGCAGGATGCCGATATGGTCTGGTTGCTGTACCGCCCGAGTTATTATGCAAAAGGAGACGATCGAAACTCCGATAATCTCGCGGTGCTGGATGTGGCGAAATACCGCCATGGCGCCACCGGTGAAGTAAAGTTGTCCTTTATCCGGGAATATACCCGCTTTGAAGACCGTGCCGAATTTGATGATCAGTTCGAACCGGGTAATGAATAA
- the rpsR gene encoding 30S ribosomal protein S18 encodes MARRDRDDYKRDPELLRGVTEVDYKDAEFLKKFMTDRGKILPGRITGANAQQQRNIKKAIRRARVMGLVR; translated from the coding sequence ATGGCTCGTAGAGATAGAGATGATTACAAGCGCGATCCGGAGCTCCTGCGTGGAGTCACCGAGGTTGACTATAAAGACGCTGAGTTCCTGAAGAAATTCATGACCGACCGCGGTAAAATTCTTCCGGGACGTATTACCGGTGCGAATGCCCAGCAGCAGCGTAATATTAAAAAAGCAATCCGCCGTGCCCGTGTAATGGGTCTGGTTCGCTAA
- the bamA gene encoding outer membrane protein assembly factor BamA — MKNILTILFSLLITVTAHAEVIKDIRIVNEAGKAYDNSSVAAFTSFSVGEQVPDRETILSSIAIDVNRMRESGRYSYVNARMVVEGDGVVLVYTVVSKHRLRRIAIVGGKKSGRKIKQKSELEVGQFADDSTFEIAAAKIREAYRDYWYPEAKVTWTSKVNDELGTVDVAFKIDEGPKMGIKHIEFEGNDIIEDKQLRKVIQQKEKRWWSFITGSGKYKEEVVDADVYAIKTLYMNNGFLDVRVSDPVMDDSKPKKSRLSFRIEEGQRYRIGKVLLEGIEAYPENEVRRALRLRPGSIASVENSERGSEAIKAYYGNRGYVRTMVRPVYDANAETGIVNITYEVTEGRVGYINAVNISGNERTLDKVIRRELVMYPGEKYNRSRIKTSENRLRNLNYFEVVTINPEATGEGDKYDVNVQVSEKPTGQFTAGVGFSSVDSLVGYVELSQGNFNWKTWPPIGAGQKFKIRLQLGTSRNDVEISFIEPWFLNRQLSFGIDLFHHEYNYFSDSYDQQNDGFRLSLGKPLSRWTRGNLAYTLEQFRVFDVDNSASQAIKDEEGRRLKSSLEYTWTFDSRDRFFNPTKGNKTTIAPYVAGGMLGGETDLYGVRVRATHYWPMIWDMIFNLRGQIESVEAFGDSKKKAGTYGEGVPIFDRMFLGGSYNLRGFEYRDVGPTDPVTEDTYGGNSMAFWTAELTYPIWNKIRGAVFYDWGFVNEDSWDFNPSGHGDNFGYHDDWGIGLRLDLPGFPLHLDYAWPITYDDRYLSDKGRFNFLIGHTF, encoded by the coding sequence ATGAAAAACATACTCACCATCCTTTTCAGCCTGTTAATCACTGTTACGGCCCATGCGGAAGTGATTAAGGATATCCGTATCGTGAATGAAGCCGGTAAGGCTTACGATAACAGCTCGGTGGCTGCATTCACTTCTTTCAGCGTCGGAGAACAGGTGCCGGACCGGGAGACCATTCTCTCTTCGATCGCGATCGATGTAAACCGAATGCGTGAATCCGGACGATATTCATACGTGAATGCCCGCATGGTTGTTGAGGGCGACGGGGTCGTACTGGTCTATACGGTGGTCTCAAAGCACCGCCTGCGTAGGATTGCGATCGTCGGGGGTAAAAAAAGCGGACGGAAAATTAAACAGAAATCCGAACTGGAGGTGGGTCAATTTGCCGATGATTCCACGTTCGAAATTGCTGCGGCAAAGATTCGCGAGGCCTACCGCGATTATTGGTATCCGGAGGCTAAAGTCACATGGACCTCGAAAGTCAATGATGAGCTGGGAACTGTTGATGTGGCTTTCAAGATTGATGAAGGCCCGAAAATGGGCATCAAACATATCGAGTTTGAAGGCAATGACATTATTGAGGATAAGCAGCTGCGGAAAGTAATTCAGCAGAAAGAAAAGCGCTGGTGGTCTTTTATTACCGGATCCGGTAAATATAAAGAGGAAGTTGTTGATGCCGATGTTTATGCCATCAAGACGCTTTACATGAACAACGGGTTTCTGGATGTCCGTGTATCCGACCCTGTAATGGATGATTCCAAACCTAAAAAGTCGCGACTCAGCTTCCGGATTGAGGAGGGGCAGCGCTATCGGATCGGCAAGGTTTTACTGGAAGGCATTGAAGCCTATCCCGAAAATGAAGTTCGCCGTGCCCTTCGCTTGCGGCCGGGAAGCATTGCCTCGGTGGAAAACTCGGAACGCGGAAGTGAAGCCATCAAAGCCTATTACGGTAACCGGGGTTATGTCCGCACCATGGTACGTCCGGTGTACGATGCGAATGCGGAAACCGGTATTGTAAATATTACCTACGAAGTTACTGAAGGGCGTGTCGGCTATATCAATGCCGTGAATATCAGTGGAAACGAGCGTACGCTCGATAAAGTGATCCGTCGTGAACTGGTCATGTATCCCGGTGAAAAATATAATCGCAGTCGCATCAAAACCTCCGAAAACCGGTTGAGAAACTTAAACTATTTTGAAGTGGTCACGATCAACCCTGAAGCCACGGGTGAAGGGGATAAATATGATGTGAACGTTCAGGTCAGTGAAAAACCGACGGGGCAGTTCACCGCCGGGGTCGGATTCTCCAGTGTGGATTCGCTGGTGGGATATGTTGAACTGTCTCAAGGCAACTTTAACTGGAAAACGTGGCCGCCCATCGGAGCCGGCCAGAAATTCAAGATCCGTCTGCAGCTGGGTACTTCGCGTAACGATGTTGAGATTTCGTTTATCGAGCCGTGGTTTCTCAACCGGCAGCTTTCATTCGGTATTGATCTGTTCCACCACGAATACAACTACTTTTCCGACTCCTACGACCAGCAGAATGACGGTTTCCGGCTTTCACTTGGTAAGCCGCTTTCCCGTTGGACACGTGGCAACCTGGCCTACACGCTGGAACAGTTCCGGGTATTTGATGTCGATAATTCTGCATCACAGGCCATTAAGGATGAAGAAGGCCGCCGTCTGAAGAGCAGTTTGGAATATACCTGGACCTTCGATTCGCGCGACCGGTTTTTCAACCCGACCAAAGGGAACAAAACCACGATTGCCCCTTATGTGGCGGGCGGTATGCTCGGCGGCGAAACGGATCTGTACGGGGTCCGTGTGCGGGCCACGCATTATTGGCCGATGATCTGGGATATGATTTTCAACCTGCGCGGACAGATTGAATCGGTTGAAGCCTTCGGAGACAGTAAAAAGAAAGCCGGAACTTATGGCGAAGGGGTGCCGATTTTCGACCGTATGTTCCTGGGCGGTTCCTATAATTTGCGCGGATTTGAATACCGCGATGTCGGTCCGACCGATCCCGTTACCGAAGATACCTATGGCGGAAATTCCATGGCCTTCTGGACGGCGGAACTCACCTATCCGATCTGGAATAAAATCCGTGGTGCGGTTTTCTATGACTGGGGTTTTGTGAATGAAGATTCGTGGGACTTTAATCCCAGTGGACACGGGGATAATTTCGGCTATCACGACGATTGGGGGATCGGCCTGCGTCTGGATCTTCCCGGTTTCCCGTTGCACCTCGACTATGCCTGGCCGATCACCTACGACGACCGGTACCTCAGCGATAAGGGTCGTTTCAACTTCCTGATCGGGCACACGTTTTAG
- the rplI gene encoding 50S ribosomal protein L9, whose amino-acid sequence MAVEVLLMDQVEGLGIEGDIVKVADGYARNFLFPRGFASEVTEGKKRQIEKKRLERLAQLEKEKAAADELVKKIEGVECTISAKVGESGKMFGSVGVPAILEKLAEAGVEIDKSKVALAAPLHELGVFDVEIKLHPEVTATLKVWIVEDK is encoded by the coding sequence ATGGCTGTTGAAGTACTGTTGATGGACCAGGTTGAAGGCCTGGGTATTGAAGGCGATATTGTGAAGGTTGCTGACGGCTATGCCCGCAATTTTCTTTTTCCGCGGGGCTTTGCTTCCGAAGTAACGGAAGGCAAAAAGCGCCAAATCGAGAAAAAACGCCTTGAGCGTTTGGCTCAGCTGGAAAAAGAAAAAGCAGCTGCCGACGAACTCGTCAAAAAAATCGAAGGTGTAGAGTGCACCATCTCGGCAAAAGTTGGCGAAAGCGGCAAGATGTTCGGTTCGGTCGGCGTGCCGGCTATTCTTGAAAAGCTGGCTGAGGCCGGTGTTGAGATCGATAAATCTAAAGTTGCACTTGCGGCACCGCTGCACGAACTCGGTGTGTTTGATGTCGAAATCAAACTCCACCCGGAAGTTACGGCAACACTTAAGGTATGGATCGTCGAAGATAAATGA
- a CDS encoding Na/Pi cotransporter family protein, producing the protein MDTSSITGLIFGLLGGLALFIFGMRTMSEGLSAAVGDGMRTLLGKATRNRMAGLGLGTVIGGLIQSSASVVLFIAFINAGLMTLTQSIAPILGANIGTTLAVQLISFKLSDYCLPAIFIGLVLHLVARKQKLKYGGQAILGFGLLFLGMVFMGDSIKPHRELFEPWLAHLNGSTPTGLIIGTLAAALITGVIQSSGAVIGMGFAMISAGAITDFQGIFPIIIGANVGTCVTGLLGSIGTTVDARRAAIAHLLFNLISTTLAIATSPLFYHYIPLTSDDLIRQAANAGTIKMVLSAMLMLPLAPVIVKMTIGLTPTKRKQPESSFLDHGQLIQPERAIFACLRELQRTSRICAASLHLAAEEFIQHDPRRAKRIKVNEQSVNAIKTAMRKYLTDLTKHYLSKRQSILIGHIDRCMSDLERIGDHIANLADIAKRQRAVSTARFSPDAVENWLEIHKAVEQLLAKVIQSLDPELDNFQDIAKEIIDLRKQYSETAIKVRSAHFQRLENKEITPAAGLFFNDYLSNFWRISKHIKSIALAEQQPQFWLKREKLGRKMSLEAPGYALPDPIKPGDYLDRLQSDEYL; encoded by the coding sequence ATGGACACCTCGAGTATTACAGGACTGATCTTCGGTTTGCTGGGCGGACTCGCCCTCTTTATTTTCGGCATGCGGACCATGAGCGAAGGACTTTCCGCAGCCGTCGGTGACGGCATGCGGACCCTGCTTGGAAAAGCCACCCGCAACCGCATGGCCGGGCTCGGCCTCGGCACCGTCATTGGCGGGCTGATTCAAAGCAGCGCATCGGTTGTCCTGTTCATCGCCTTCATCAATGCCGGACTGATGACACTGACGCAATCCATCGCCCCGATTCTCGGGGCCAATATCGGCACCACCCTCGCCGTCCAATTAATCTCCTTCAAACTGAGCGACTATTGTCTGCCCGCCATCTTCATCGGGCTGGTGCTTCATCTGGTCGCGCGGAAACAGAAACTGAAATACGGCGGACAGGCCATCCTCGGATTCGGCCTCCTTTTTCTGGGGATGGTTTTCATGGGCGATTCCATTAAACCCCACCGCGAACTGTTCGAACCATGGCTGGCACACCTCAACGGCTCCACCCCGACCGGGCTCATCATCGGCACGCTGGCGGCAGCTTTAATCACCGGCGTCATTCAAAGCAGCGGCGCCGTCATCGGCATGGGCTTCGCCATGATCTCCGCCGGCGCCATCACCGACTTTCAGGGCATTTTTCCCATCATCATCGGCGCCAACGTCGGCACCTGCGTGACCGGACTGCTCGGCAGCATCGGCACCACGGTCGATGCCCGCCGCGCCGCCATTGCCCATTTGCTCTTCAATCTGATCAGCACCACTCTGGCGATTGCAACCTCACCCCTCTTCTATCACTACATTCCTCTGACCTCCGACGATCTGATTCGCCAGGCCGCCAATGCCGGCACCATAAAAATGGTCCTTTCGGCCATGCTCATGCTGCCCTTGGCTCCGGTCATTGTGAAAATGACCATCGGCCTCACCCCCACAAAACGCAAACAACCCGAATCCAGCTTTCTTGATCATGGTCAGCTCATACAGCCGGAACGCGCCATTTTTGCCTGCCTGCGCGAACTTCAGCGCACCAGCAGAATCTGTGCAGCCAGCCTGCATCTGGCCGCCGAAGAATTTATTCAGCATGATCCCCGTCGCGCCAAACGAATTAAGGTCAATGAGCAGAGCGTCAATGCCATAAAAACCGCGATGCGCAAATACCTCACCGATTTGACCAAACACTACCTGTCCAAACGGCAGTCGATTCTTATCGGTCACATCGACCGATGCATGTCCGACCTCGAACGGATCGGGGATCATATCGCCAATCTGGCCGATATCGCCAAACGGCAACGCGCAGTATCCACCGCCCGATTCAGTCCCGATGCCGTAGAAAACTGGCTGGAAATCCATAAGGCCGTCGAGCAGCTGCTCGCCAAAGTCATCCAATCGCTCGACCCCGAACTCGATAATTTCCAGGATATCGCAAAAGAGATCATTGACCTGCGGAAACAATACAGCGAAACCGCCATCAAGGTGCGCAGCGCACACTTCCAGCGACTGGAAAACAAGGAAATCACTCCCGCCGCCGGGTTGTTCTTTAACGACTATCTATCCAACTTCTGGCGGATTTCAAAACACATCAAAAGCATTGCCCTCGCCGAACAACAACCGCAATTCTGGCTCAAACGTGAAAAGCTCGGCCGCAAAATGTCTCTCGAAGCGCCCGGATACGCTCTCCCCGACCCCATCAAGCCCGGCGATTACCTCGACCGTCTTCAATCAGACGAATATCTCTAA
- the ligA gene encoding NAD-dependent DNA ligase LigA: MTDKAEARQRIDELRAEIERHNRLYYIDAAPEITDREYDRLLQSLEKLEAEFPEFGSISSPTQRVGGAPLARFNSVRHAVPMMSLSNTYSKEELAEFDVRIRKLIPEENFGYILEPKIDGVAISLRYENGELVRAVTRGDGTTGDEVTANIRTIKSVPLRLADMMPPPVLEVRGEIYMDTRGFATLNEKRQEAGLEPFANPRNACAGSLKLLDPREVAARPLDAVFYATGELDGIDFETHEHMLQTLKNYGLRITPQYWLKDSIAEIIDLLDDLENMRHEFPFEMDGGVIKVNQRRLYDDLGYTAKSPRWAVAYKYEPEQAETLLRDISIQVGRTGVLTPVAELEPALLAGTTVKRATLHNEDEIRRKDIRIGDRVIIEKAGEIIPAVVKVVTEKRTGEETEFSMPTHCPVCGSEVEKRDGEVAIRCVNLQCPAQVKNWLTHFASRGAMDINGLGESLVEQLVDGGLVKTPAELYSLEKVEILGLERMGEKSADNLIKGIEESKKRPFEKVLFGLGIRHVGKGAALILAREFKTIDALMAADIQSLETIRDIGPIVGKSVVEFFQTPETRTIVEQLRAAGVNFEQAAAGGSKKLEGLTFVLTGSLENMTRDEAGDKIRAHGGKVSSSVSKKTSYLVAGEAAGSKLTKAESLGVTILSEEQLINLLGSDEPADTGEAEQMGFEF; the protein is encoded by the coding sequence ATGACTGACAAAGCTGAAGCCCGGCAACGTATTGATGAGCTGCGCGCCGAAATCGAGCGCCACAACCGGCTCTATTATATTGATGCCGCCCCCGAAATCACTGATCGCGAATATGACCGACTTCTCCAATCATTGGAAAAACTCGAAGCCGAGTTTCCGGAGTTTGGAAGTATCTCTTCTCCGACCCAGCGGGTCGGCGGCGCGCCGCTTGCCCGTTTCAACAGCGTGCGGCATGCCGTACCAATGATGAGTCTCTCAAATACCTATTCCAAAGAGGAGCTGGCCGAATTCGACGTGCGTATCCGCAAACTCATTCCCGAAGAAAATTTTGGGTATATTCTCGAGCCGAAAATTGACGGCGTCGCGATTTCGCTGCGCTATGAAAACGGAGAACTGGTTCGCGCGGTTACGCGCGGCGACGGAACCACCGGCGATGAGGTGACGGCAAATATCCGTACCATTAAATCGGTCCCCCTTCGCTTGGCCGATATGATGCCGCCGCCGGTACTGGAAGTGCGCGGTGAAATTTATATGGATACCCGGGGCTTTGCGACGCTGAACGAAAAACGGCAGGAAGCCGGCCTTGAACCCTTTGCCAACCCGCGCAATGCCTGTGCCGGTTCCCTGAAACTGCTCGATCCGCGCGAGGTGGCCGCCCGCCCGCTGGATGCCGTTTTTTATGCCACCGGCGAACTTGACGGCATTGATTTTGAAACCCATGAACATATGCTGCAGACCCTTAAAAATTATGGACTGCGCATTACTCCGCAATACTGGCTGAAAGACTCTATTGCCGAAATCATCGATCTGCTTGATGACCTGGAGAACATGCGCCACGAATTTCCGTTTGAAATGGACGGCGGTGTGATCAAAGTGAATCAGCGCCGGCTTTACGATGATCTGGGCTACACGGCTAAAAGCCCGCGCTGGGCAGTGGCCTATAAATATGAACCCGAACAGGCCGAAACCCTGCTCAGGGATATCTCCATCCAGGTCGGACGCACCGGCGTACTGACGCCGGTTGCAGAACTCGAACCGGCGCTGCTGGCCGGCACCACCGTCAAACGCGCCACCCTGCATAACGAAGATGAAATCCGCCGCAAGGATATCCGCATCGGCGACCGCGTAATCATTGAAAAAGCCGGAGAAATTATTCCGGCCGTCGTGAAAGTGGTCACTGAAAAACGCACCGGCGAAGAAACGGAATTTTCGATGCCGACCCACTGCCCGGTCTGCGGCAGCGAGGTGGAAAAACGTGACGGTGAAGTCGCCATCCGTTGCGTCAATCTCCAGTGCCCGGCACAGGTGAAAAACTGGCTGACCCACTTTGCTTCCCGCGGTGCCATGGATATTAACGGACTGGGCGAATCACTCGTGGAACAGCTGGTGGATGGCGGACTGGTGAAAACGCCGGCGGAACTTTACTCGCTTGAAAAAGTGGAAATCCTCGGCCTTGAACGTATGGGTGAGAAATCAGCAGACAATCTCATCAAAGGAATTGAAGAAAGTAAAAAACGCCCGTTCGAGAAGGTCCTGTTCGGCCTCGGCATCCGCCACGTCGGCAAAGGCGCGGCCTTGATTCTTGCCCGCGAATTTAAAACCATCGATGCGCTGATGGCAGCGGATATCCAGTCTTTGGAAACCATTCGCGATATAGGCCCGATTGTCGGGAAATCGGTTGTGGAATTTTTCCAGACCCCGGAAACCCGCACCATCGTTGAACAACTCCGTGCCGCCGGAGTCAATTTTGAGCAGGCCGCTGCCGGCGGAAGCAAGAAGCTCGAAGGATTGACGTTTGTACTGACCGGTTCTCTGGAAAATATGACGCGCGACGAAGCGGGCGATAAAATTAGAGCACACGGCGGCAAAGTAAGCAGCAGTGTCTCAAAAAAAACCAGCTATCTGGTGGCCGGTGAGGCAGCGGGATCAAAACTGACCAAAGCGGAATCGCTGGGGGTCACGATCCTGAGTGAGGAACAGCTGATCAACCTGCTGGGTTCAGATGAACCGGCCGATACCGGCGAAGCCGAACAAATGGGGTTTGAATTTTAA
- a CDS encoding UTP--glucose-1-phosphate uridylyltransferase: MKPTFSESMELVGLSTNWNNFSDEQKELINTLVENGQTHLFSGWDEPGTNDEAKKEFLESLEKINGNYPGGLVGYISNARKLLAESKAGANPFEGLTPEQPEKVDLTSFTDEFKKYEKIGADYFDKTGVVLVAGGLGERLGYNGIKIDIAVEVLEETTYLKHYADNLLAMQARSESKRPVPFIIMVSQDTGPKTIQSLEENNYFGLQKEQVHILQQELVPAISDNDGALALKEKYELILKPHGHGDIHMLLHTSGVAAKLAAEGIEYFMFIQDTNGPSFNTLPAAIGASVANGYDFNSLAIVRRPGEAVGGLAKLVGNGKEFTLNVEYNQLDPLLRATINPEGDVADETGFSPFPGNCNTLVIKTDSYVRILEATQGIIAEFVNPKYTDETKTAFKKPTRLETMMQDLPKLFGESEKVGVTIFDRMWSFSPNKNNVTDAAAKYASGGPADASATAENDFYAAGRARLEAAGMKVVEGEEIKILGVPFTVGPKVILRPSFAMTLEEGASKISGGSISDQATLIIDGADVSLENVELSGKTGLVVKACSGAKVTVKGKFENDGFELVELGADADVPEYLKIRGYRFENRGAQTFEFTEPGEYVVEA; this comes from the coding sequence ATGAAACCTACTTTTTCGGAGAGCATGGAACTGGTCGGCCTTTCGACCAACTGGAACAATTTTTCTGATGAGCAGAAGGAGCTGATCAATACGCTGGTGGAAAACGGGCAGACGCATCTGTTTTCCGGTTGGGATGAACCGGGCACCAACGATGAGGCTAAAAAAGAATTTCTGGAATCGCTGGAAAAAATCAACGGGAATTATCCGGGCGGATTGGTGGGCTATATTTCCAATGCCCGGAAACTGCTGGCGGAATCCAAAGCCGGAGCCAACCCGTTTGAAGGGCTGACGCCTGAGCAGCCGGAAAAAGTGGATCTGACGTCGTTTACGGATGAGTTTAAGAAATATGAAAAAATCGGCGCGGATTATTTTGATAAAACGGGGGTCGTGCTGGTGGCCGGCGGGCTGGGCGAGCGTCTCGGCTACAACGGGATCAAAATCGATATCGCCGTTGAGGTGCTCGAAGAAACAACGTATCTGAAACATTATGCGGACAATCTGCTCGCGATGCAGGCGCGTTCGGAAAGCAAACGTCCGGTGCCGTTCATCATTATGGTGTCGCAGGACACGGGGCCGAAAACCATCCAGTCCCTGGAAGAAAATAATTATTTCGGTCTGCAGAAAGAGCAGGTTCATATTCTGCAGCAGGAGCTGGTTCCGGCCATTTCCGATAATGACGGCGCGCTGGCACTGAAGGAAAAATATGAACTGATTCTGAAGCCGCACGGACATGGTGATATTCACATGCTGTTGCATACCAGCGGTGTGGCGGCGAAACTGGCTGCGGAAGGTATCGAATATTTCATGTTTATTCAGGATACCAACGGCCCGAGTTTCAACACGCTGCCGGCGGCGATCGGGGCTTCGGTGGCAAACGGCTACGATTTCAACTCGCTGGCGATTGTCCGCCGCCCGGGCGAAGCGGTTGGCGGGTTGGCCAAGCTGGTCGGAAACGGGAAAGAATTTACGCTGAACGTCGAGTATAATCAGCTGGATCCGCTGTTGCGTGCCACCATCAATCCGGAAGGCGATGTGGCGGACGAAACCGGATTTTCCCCGTTCCCGGGCAACTGCAATACACTGGTCATTAAAACCGATTCCTACGTCCGGATTCTTGAAGCGACGCAGGGTATTATTGCTGAATTTGTGAATCCGAAATATACGGATGAAACAAAGACCGCGTTCAAAAAACCGACGCGTCTGGAAACCATGATGCAGGATCTGCCGAAGCTGTTCGGCGAATCCGAAAAAGTCGGGGTCACGATTTTTGACCGCATGTGGAGTTTTTCGCCGAATAAAAACAATGTCACCGATGCCGCTGCAAAATATGCTTCCGGCGGACCGGCCGATGCCAGCGCCACGGCGGAAAATGATTTTTATGCGGCCGGTCGCGCACGGCTTGAAGCCGCCGGCATGAAGGTGGTTGAAGGAGAAGAAATTAAAATTCTCGGTGTCCCGTTTACGGTCGGCCCGAAAGTGATCCTTCGTCCGTCATTCGCCATGACGCTTGAAGAAGGAGCGTCCAAAATTTCAGGCGGCTCGATATCGGATCAGGCCACGCTGATTATCGATGGGGCCGATGTTTCACTCGAAAACGTAGAGCTTTCCGGAAAAACCGGTCTGGTGGTGAAGGCCTGCAGCGGCGCGAAGGTGACCGTTAAAGGCAAATTTGAAAACGACGGATTTGAACTGGTTGAACTCGGAGCCGATGCCGACGTTCCGGAATATCTTAAAATCCGCGGCTACCGTTTTGAAAACCGCGGGGCCCAGACCTTCGAATTCACCGAGCCCGGTGAATATGTGGTTGAAGCCTGA
- a CDS encoding YhcH/YjgK/YiaL family protein, with the protein MILDTLENAARYAGLRTGLSEGFGFLDQPGIAELEPGRYEISDDLVFAIIEKNDGRKVEDGQLEAHRKYIDIQYIICGDESMGWSPRSELIGSQGYDEKRDLEFFTDPVQSIVKVPEGSFAVFMLSDAHLPGIGNGPIHKVVVKVAVD; encoded by the coding sequence ATGATTTTGGATACACTTGAAAATGCAGCACGTTATGCCGGGCTTAGAACCGGATTATCGGAAGGATTTGGTTTTCTGGATCAGCCGGGCATTGCTGAACTGGAGCCGGGACGCTATGAAATTTCCGATGATCTGGTCTTCGCGATTATAGAAAAAAATGACGGACGTAAAGTTGAAGACGGCCAACTGGAAGCACACCGGAAGTACATCGATATCCAGTATATTATCTGCGGAGATGAATCCATGGGCTGGAGCCCGCGTTCCGAACTGATCGGATCGCAAGGCTATGATGAAAAGCGTGATCTGGAGTTCTTTACGGATCCTGTCCAGAGCATCGTGAAAGTACCCGAAGGCTCTTTTGCCGTTTTTATGCTTTCCGATGCCCATCTTCCAGGCATTGGAAACGGCCCCATCCACAAAGTGGTGGTGAAAGTGGCCGTAGACTGA